AGTCTGAAAATTAAATAGAGCTTCTAATCTTCCTTGTGCAATTTCTGCTTGATATGGAGTATAAGACGTGTACCACCTTGGATTTTCAAGAACATGTCTTTGGATGACTTTAGGCATATGATTGTCATAATAACCAAGGCCTATTAGTGATCTCATTTTAGTATTTTTCTTTGCAATCTCTTCTAATTCATTTAAAGCCTCTGTTTCTGAACAACCTTTGGGCAATATTTCTGAAGATTTATCTTTAAGCTGAATATCTTCAGGAATAACTGAGTTTATAAATTGATCAATATTATTAAAACCAAGCTTGTTCAGCATAACTCTTTCATCATTATCTCCTAACCCAAGATGCCTATCTATAAACAAATCGGACCCAAATTCGGATGTCATATTAAAATATTTTTCTTTAAAATAGCTCTTTTTAAAAAGTTTGCCTTATTTTGGTACAACCTTTGATTGATATTCCTCAGAAGTCATTAAATCAGCAATTGATGCTTTTGATTCTGGTTTCAAAATGACTAACCAACCGTTTCCAATCGGATCATTCTGTAAAAGCTCAGGGTTATCAATAACACTTTCATTTACAGATACTATTTCCCCTGAAAAAGGCAGATAGACTTCCTCAACGGCCTTAACTGATTCTATTGTTCCAAAAGTCTCACCTTTCTTTAAGGTGGCCCCTTGATCAGCTAATTCAACAAAAACAATATCTCCTAATTGATCTATGGCAAATTCACTAACTCCAATTTTTAATAATCCATTTTCTTCCAAGACATATTCATGAGTATCAGCATAGTTGAGGTTGTCTGGAAACTGGTAAGACATGATTAAGTAAATAAAGGAAGTAGAGAATCCTTTGAAATTAATTTTTCCTCTAATAATTCAGATAATAATCGAATTAATGCAATTTTGATGTGAGCTATGTGAGAACCACCTTGAACAAAAATATTGTAAGGATCTCTTAGAGGAGCATCAGCAGAAAATTCACTTGTACTACCTTCAATAAATGTACCTCCTGCCATTAATAATTTTGAATCATATCCATCCATTGATGATGGAACAACATTCAGAAAAGAATCCACTGGTGAAGAATTTTGAAAAGATTGACAAACTTTTTGTACCAAATCAGGATTATTCAATCTTACTGACTGAATAAGATCAGATCTATAAGTTGCTGGCTCTGGTAAAACCTTAAATCCCAAATTTTTAAAGACCGCTGCAACCATATCAGCACCTTTTAGTGATTCGTGAACAATTTGTGGTGCTAAAAACAAACCCTGCAAAATTAATCTTCCTAGTCCAAAATTTATTCCTGCAGATGAACCAATACCTG
This window of the Prochlorococcus sp. MIT 1314 genome carries:
- the gcvH gene encoding glycine cleavage system protein GcvH, producing MSYQFPDNLNYADTHEYVLEENGLLKIGVSEFAIDQLGDIVFVELADQGATLKKGETFGTIESVKAVEEVYLPFSGEIVSVNESVIDNPELLQNDPIGNGWLVILKPESKASIADLMTSEEYQSKVVPK